The DNA sequence AAAAAGTCCGATCTGCATCGGCCTTGATCCGGATTTGAATAAATTGCCGCCTGTTTTTAAAAAAGAACCAGCCTCAATTCTTGAATTCAATAAAAAAATTATCGATGCCACTTACGATCTTGTTGGCGCTTTCAAACCTAATTTTGCTTTTTATGAAACGTTTGGGGCCGAAGGATGGGCCATTCTTGAAGCGACTATTCGTTTTATCCGTTCAACGGCACCGAAAGCGGTTATCATTGCGGATGCAAAGCGCGGCGACATTGGCAATACGGCTAATTTGTATGCACAATCCGTATTTGATCATTTAGGTTGTGATGCCATTACCGTAAGCCCATACATGGGATTGGATTCGGTGCAGCCGTTTATTGAAAATGAAAATTACGGCGCATTTGTTTTATGTCTTACGTCCAATGAAGGTTCGAAAGATTTTCAATACCGTTCATCCGATGGAAAGAGATTGTATGAGTCCGTTGCCATGAAAGTTTTGGGATGGAATCAACGCCACAACTGCGGTTTGGTAGTAGGGGCGACCCATTCAGAAGAAATGCAAGAGCTTCGCCAGATCAGCGGCGCTATGCCGTTTTTAATTCCCGGCATCGGTGCGCAGGGCGGCGATCTGGAGTCGACGGTAAAAATTAATTTCGACGGACAAAAAGTGAACGCCTTTGTCAATTCGTCACGAGCCGTTTTATATGCGTCTTCGGGAAACGATTTTGCTGAAGCTGCGCACGCGGCTGTTGTAACAATGAAAAATCAGATTGAAGCAGTAATCGGAAAAATACTTAAGAAGTAAAATAATTATTGCTTTTTCATGCGTCGGCGAATATATTGGCACCACTTTTCGCGCGCTTAGCTCAGCTGGTTTAGAGCGTCTCGCTTACACCGAGAAGGTCCTTGGTTCGAATCCATGAGCGCGCACTTCAAAATCCTCTGATGAAAATCAGGGGATTTTTTTTTGTAAATGCTTATTCAATCACTTCCAGCCTATACCCGATTCCTGATTCAGTTACTAACAATTTAGGTGAGTTCGGATTCTCTTCAATTTTTTTCCGAAGCTGGCCGACGTAGACTCTTGAATATTGAGTTTCTTCGGCGAAGGACGGTCCCCAGATTTCGTTGAGAATAAATTGATGGGTGAGAACCTTGCCGGCGTGGCGAATGAAGAGCGAAAGCAGGCGAAATTCCGTCGGTGTAAGTTTGATCATTTCGTTTTTGAGTTTGACGATGCGCGCATTCAAGTCGACCCATAACGGTCCGCCTTTAAAAATGTTGTTTTCACTACTGGGCGAGGTTACATGCCGTAAAGCCGTTCGGATGCGCGCCAACAATTCGCCGGTTCGGAAAGGCTTATTTAAATAATCGTCGGCCCCGACATCGAGCGCGGCGACGATGTCGGATTCATCGGAGCGAACCGATAAAATGATTACGGGAATCGACGACCACTCACGGAGTTTTTTCAACACTTCGATTCCGTCTATATCCGGTAAGCCTAAGTCGAGGATCAGCATGTCAGGCCGAACCATGGCAACTTGTTGCAAACCTTCTTCGCCGGATGTAGCGGAATAAACTTTATATCCGTTTGCCTCCAACGTAATCTGAAGCAGGCGTCGAATTTGGATTTCGTCATCAATGATCAGTATGCGCGGTAAATCATTCATACTCATGTACAATAGTTTCGGTCGCAGGAACCGGATGCAATGGCAGACGAATCGTAAATTGCGCCCCACCGGATTTTCGATTTTCCGCGCTTATCCTGCCTTGATGAGCTTCGACAAATCCTCTGACAATGGACAAGCCTAAGCCGGTACCGCCGGTTTTCGTTCCAGGAACGCGGTAAAACTTATCAAACAAATGTGACAATGCGTCAACCGGAAAACCGGGGCCATTATCAGCAATCATTAATACGCAGTCATGACTCTCTTTGAGCGCTTTAATTTCAATGGTTACTCCGTTCGGAGTGTATAGGGCTGCATTCAGAAGCAAATTCATTATAACTTGTTCCATCAAACCGAAATCGATTTTAAGCAAAGGCAAGTCCGGCGAAACGACGACAGTGACGGTGTGCAATGACAATTGATGTTCTAATTTTTGTAAAACAGAATGAATTATATCATGAATGTCACACCAATCGGATTTTATGGTAATATGGCCCGATTCGAGCCGTGCCATATCGAGTAAATTGCCGACCAAACGATTCAGCCTGTCTGCAGCCGTATGAATTTCTCCAAGCAAATCCTTCGCCAATGAATCGTGTTTTAGATTTTCAGTGTGTTGCAAACTTTCAGAAGCTGTGATCATCGCAGCAATCGGCGTACGGAGTTCGTGTGAGATTGAATTGAATAACGTCTTATACAATCTCTCAGATTCAACGACGGCAATAGAGTTTTTATTGATTTCGTTCAATTGCTCGCGTTCGAGCGCCGAGGCAATTTGACGGATGAAGTTTTCGATTAAGGTTTCCTGATCGATAGTGAATGAGCGGTCGAGTTTAATTCCGATCACTCCGAGTGGAAATCGCGGCCCGGAAATTGGAAAATACGTGGCGGCTGCAAAGGGAAGCGTGTCAGTGAATTTTCCTGCCTTCTTTTCATTCCAGTACACCCACGACGGTACAGAAAATTCTTTCATGTCTGCTTTGAATGTACTGGCAGGATGTGGCTCAGGTAGAAGATCACCGCTAAGATCGCTTAAAAAAATAATGACCGAACCGTTGAAGAACTGTTCGATATTTGCTACGGAAGCTTTGGCAACTTCATTCTGATTGCGTGCGTTTGACAGATCACGCGTCAATGCATACAGCGCATTAGTACGCGCTTCACGCTGAAGTACAATTCGTTCGCGGACACGAATACGCGCCGTCAGGGTGCCCGTAACCGAAGCAATCACAAAGTACGTCAAGAACATTAATGCGTCGTGGGTCAATCCGATATAAAAAGTAAATTGTGGCGGAATAAAAAAATAATTCCAGATCAACGCGCTCAACGCAGCCGCCAATAAAACCGGTCCGGTGCCAAATTTAAGCGGCATTAACGTAACCGTCAGCAACAAAATAAATGAAACAGTCTGGTAACCAAGCCAGGGAGAAACGGGAAAACAAATTGCCGCTACGGCAATAACGATCATTGCAGAGATCCAATATTGCATCCATCCGGAATGAAGACTTGGCAAACGTAGCCAACGCAACCGATTACCTGCATCCATCGCGCCACCGACGACGTGAATATCCAATTCGCCGCTGATCTCAATAATTTTTTCTAACAGGCTTTTTCCAAACGGTAAAAAATACTTTGACTTTCCGACAAGGATCTGCGTGGCATTTTGTTCTCTCGCCACGCGCACCAACGCTTTGGCGACGTCTTCGTCCGACGTTGTTATAACTTCGGCGCCAAGCTCCGATGCAAGTTTTACATTCTTGGATAGCTGCGACTTGTCAGCATCCGAAAGTTGTTTGGTAGTTTCAACATACACGGCCACCCAGGAACCGTTGATAGAATAGGCGAGACGGCGAGCCCAACGAATTAGACTAAAGCAATGCCGGCTAGCATTGATACCGACGAGTAGTCTCTGACTCGATTTCCACGGGCCGGCAATACGACGGTTTTTCATGTAGTCACGAAGCTGATGATCGACACGTTCGGCCGTTAAACGGAGCGCCATCTCACGTAAAGCTGTCAGGTTGCCTTCTCGGAAAAAATTTTGCACGGCTTGTTGCGAACGTTCGGGTGTGTAAACTTTTCCTTCGCGCAATCGTTGCAATAATTCCTCCGGTGAAATATCAATGACTTCGATTTCATCGGCCTGCTCGAAAATCGAATCGGGCACGGTTTCACGAATGGTCGCACCAGTAATTTGCGCGACAGTATCGGCACGGCTCTCGAGATGTTGAACATTCAACGTCGTGTATACGTCAATACCGTTGTCCAATAATTCAATAACATCCTGATAACGCTTAGCATGACGGCTGCCGGGGGCGTTGGTGTGGGCGAGTTCATCGACTAAAACTAATTTCGGGTGACGCGCCAAAATCGCATCGAGATCCATTTCTTCAAGCTGGGTTCCTCTGTAATCGATTTTTTTCCGTGAAATAACCGGCAGACCGTTGAGCAACGCTTCCGTATCGGGTCGCTTATGCGTTTCGATATAGCCGATAACGACGTCGATGTTTTTGGATAAAGCGTCATGAGCCGCTTTAAGCATATCATACGTTTTACCGGCGCCGGCACACATACCGAAATAAATTTTCAGTCGGGCGCGTTTCTCTTTTTCTTCCTCTTTTTTGAGAAATGAAAGAAGAGCGTCGGGATCGGGACGATTTTTTTCGTTGGTTTCTATCAATGGTTATTCTTCACCGAAAAGCTGGAACATGTAACCGATCTCAAATAGTAATAAATCATTTTTCCGATCGTCATTATCAAATTGATACGCAAGGTAAATAGGCAAATTACCGCCGTTTTCGGTCGCATAATAAACGAATCCCGGCGCCAAACCGTAGCCTTCACCCGATCCCTGGAAATAATCCGTTACAAACACCAGACTTTTGCTGATTCGCTGTTCGAGGCCTGCCAATGCACCGAAAGAAGTTTTTTTGACGTCTTGAATCTTCGGAGCATTCTTCCAATGTTTCATATAACCGCCGGCCATCAGGCGAGTATAGATGACGTCGCTATGTTGGATGGTGAGACCGACGAAATCATATAGCAAGTGTTTGGGAGACAGATCACCGTCGGTGTAAATGCTGTGCCATCCGCCGGGCGACATGCTGATTTTATATTTCTCGCTTTGATATAACCAGATACGCCATTTATGGGCCAGTACCACTTTGTCGATGCTTTTCGTTGTTTCTTTATTAAACCAAAAATTGGCTCCCAATTCTAGATACGGCAAGGCTTGTATGGAAATTCGCGGAACGTACGCATTAACGGCTTTGTTGTCCTTCAAAGTCTGATACTGATCGTATTCGACATACGAGTAGCCTACGCGCGGCATCATGTCAGGATTGGGCATATTAAAAAATGATACCTGAGCAAAACCGGTTTTAGCGGTGCTCGAGATCAAGACAATGATCGCCGTTTTGAAAACAAAGTTCAGTTTCATAAAAAAATCCTTGGGGTTTAAGTTTGAATGAATGTAATTCCGATTTTTGGTTCAATCAAGCGGGATGTTATTGTTTAGTTGTCAATTCATCCAATGCCATATTCAATTTCAATACATTCACGCGTGGTTCTCCAAGGAATCCCCATTGTCTGGCTTCGATGTTTTTTTTGACCAGTTCACGTATCATGTTTGTGTCTAAACCGCGGACGCGTGCAATTCTGGAAACTTGATAATACGCCGCGGCCGGAGAAATATGGGGATCAAGCCCGCTTGCTGACGCTGTGACCAGGTCAACGGGTATAGCCGACCGGTCAGTTGAATCAATCGCACGAAGGGCGTCAATGTGGTTTTGGATGGCGGCGACCAACGCCGGATTCGTCGGCCCGTAATTGGATCCGGATGAAGAAGCGGCGTTGTATGGAAATGATCCTGTGGCCGACAAACGTCCCCAGAAATATTTCGGATCGTCGAAAGATTGTCCGATCAATTCCGATCCAATAGTATTTCCATTTTTAATCATTAAACTACCGTTAGCTTTTTCTTGAAAAAAGATTTGAGCAATTCCGGTCACGAACAGAGGGTAGATAACACCGGTTATAATAGTTAGTGCGACAAGTAAAAGTAGAGCAGGTTTTATCAGATTTTTCATTTTTGATTTTCGTTTTTATTTGTTTTTTGGATTTAAGCTAATCCCAAAGCGTACAAAAACATGTCAATTAATTTAATTCCTATAAATGGAACGATTAATCCGCCGAGCCCAAAAATCAGTAAATTATTTCGCAGCACGGTAACTGCTCCGACAGGACGGTAGCGTATGCCACGAAGCGCTAAGGGTATAAGAAAGATAATAATCAGGGCATTGAAAATAACGGCCGATAAAATAGCGCTCGAAGGTGTCGCGAGTTTCATAATATTTAAAACTTCCAGGGCCGGATAAATCGGAACAAAGGCCGCCGGAATGATGGCGAAATATTTGGCGACGTCGTTGGCGATACTGAATGTCGTCAAGGCGCCTCGGGTCATGAGTAATTGTTTTCCTATTTCGACAATTTCGATCAGCTTGGTCGGATTGGAATCAAGGTCAACCATATTTCCGGCTTCTTTGGCGGCTTGCGTGCCGGTATTCATCGACACGGCCACATCTGCTTGGGCGAGCGCCGGCGCATCATTGGTGCCGTCGCCGGTCATTGCGACGAGCCGTCCGCCGGCCTGATGTTCGCGTATGAGTTTGAGTTTTGCTTCCGGCGTTGCTTGAGCAAGAAAATCGTCAACGCCTGCTTCGGCGGCAATGGTGGCGGCCGTAAGGGGATTATCGCCGGTGATCATGACGGTTTTGATACCCATTTTTCGCAATTCAGCAAAACGTTCTTTGATGCCACGTTTAACGATGTCTTTTAGTTCGATCACACCGAGAACTTGCAAATTTTCAACAACGACCAGCGGTGTTCCTCCGTTTTTCGAAATCGACTCGACAGTTGACCGAACTTCTCCTGGAAATTTTCCACCGGAAGAACTGACGTGATTATCGATGGCATCAGCAGCGCCCTTGAGAATATGCCGTCCGTCGAGATTTACTCCGCTCATCCGTGTTTGAGCAGTGAAAGGAATAAACGTTGCACCAATCTCATGGATATTACGTCCACGCAATTTGTATTTTTCTTTCGCTAGTACGACGATGGAACGCCCTTCAGGTGTTTCGTCAGAGAGGGAAGCCAACTGTGCGGCATCGGCGAGCGTTTCAATAGCAACGTCCGGAGCAGGAAGAAAGGCCGTTGCATGCCGATTACCTAAAGTAATCGTACCGGTTTTATCGAGTAAAAGTACGTCGACGTCGCCGGCCGCCTCCACTGCTCGTCCGGATGTCGCAATGACATTGGCCTGGATCATTCGGTCCATTCCCGCAATTCCGATAGCCGATAAAAGCCCGCCAATGGTAGTCGGAATGAGGCATACCAGTAATGCTACCAACACCGTTACAGCGACAGGTGAACCCGATCCAGCCGCGTTGACGCAGTAAATTGAAAAGGGTAGTAACGTAACTGTTACCAAAAGAAAAATAATTGTCAATGCTGCGAGCAAGATGTTCAGTGCAATTTCATTCGGAGTTTTCTGGCGTTTGGCGCCTTCGACCATGGCAATCATTCTGTCGAGAAACGTATCGCCCGGATTGGCCGTAATTTTTACTACAAGCCAATCGGAAAGCACACGTGTTCCACCTGTTACGGCGTTGCGATCGCCGCCGCTTTCGCGAATCACCGGGGCGCTCTCGCCCGTAATGGCGCTTTCATCGACGGTGGCAATGCCTTCAATTGCTTCGCCGTCGCCGGGAATGATGTCGCCGGCTTCGACCAAAACAATATCGCCCTTTTTCAAAGTCGAAGCTGAAACGACAGCGTATTCCGCACTCAATTCGGATTGATATAATTTTTTTGCATGGGTATCGCGGCGCGCTCGCCGGAGAGAATCCGCTTGCGCTTTGCCGCGGCCTTCGGCCATCGCTTCGGCGAAATTAGCGAATAATACGGTAAACCATAACCACATCGAAATCGCAAAAATAAAAACAGGGGAGGCTTCGCCGTGTCCCAGCCATGATTGGAAGAATAATACAGTAGTCAGAATACTGCCGATTAATACGACAAACATGACCGGATTACGAATTTGAATTCGGGGATCGAGTTTAAGAAACGAATCAATGATGGCTTGCCTTACGATCGGTGGATCGAATAACGGGCGGACTTTGGGTTTAGTGGACATTCTTAATTTGCTCCGTTTTTACAATTTTAGATTTCAAATTTGAGTCATTAATTCATCGTTAATTGTTCATTGCACAAAGTGTTCGACGATCGGGCCGAGCGCGAGCGCAGGAATAAACGTCAGAGCGCCGACGATCATGACAACGCCTATAAGCAAAGCCACGAACAAAGGTGTATGCGTTGCGAGCGTACCGGCGCCGGAAGGAATTTGTTTTTTCTTAGCGAGCGATCCTGCAATAGCTAGAGTGGGAATTGCAAGCCAGTATCGGGCAAACAACATTGCCAGGCCGCCTGTTAAATTGTAAAACGGATTATTGGCGCCGAGACCGGCGAACGCACTGCCGTTGTTATTGCCCTGCGATGAAAATGCGTACAATATTTCGCTGAATCCGTGAATGCCGGGGTTGTAGAGCGTTGCCGTGCCCCATTCCGTGACCACGGCCAAAGCCGTGAATCCCAATACAACTACCGGCGGGATCAGAATAACCAGTGAGGCCATTTTCATTTCGTATGCTTCGATCTTTTTACCGAGATATTCTGGTGTACGTCCGACCATCAGGCCGGCGACAAACACGGCGATGATGGCAAACACCAGCATTCCATAGAGCCCTGAACCCACGCCGCCAAAGATAACTTCACCTAATTGCATCATCAGCATCGGGACAAGCCCACCCAGCGGAGTGAAAGAATCGTGCATGGAATTGACAGAACCGTTAGAAGCTGCCGTAGTCGCCGTTGCCCATAAGGCAGAATTGACAATACCAAAACGAATTTCCTTGCCTTCCATATTGCCACCGGAATGTGACTCATTGGCTTTCTGATCAATTCCCATGCCGGTTAATGCCGGATTTCCGTTTTGTTCTGAAACAACACATAAAGTAAGCATAGCAACAAATATGACCGTCATCGCTGCTAGTATGGCCCAGCCTTGACGAGTGTCGCCGACCATTTTGCCGAATGTGTAACACAAAGCAGCCGGGATCAATAAAATCGCCAGCATCTCAAAAAAATTAGAAAGCGGAGTTGGATTTTCGAATGGGTGAGCTGAATTGACATTAAAAAAGCCACCGCCGTTAGTGCCGAGTTGCTTGATCGCAATTTGCGAAGCCGCTGGACCCATCGGTAACGATTGTTCAGCTATGATATTGCCATTCGCATCAACGGTCGATTGCAGCAAGGACACGTTTTGATAAGTGTCGAAATTTTGAACAACGCCTTGCGAAACTTGAATGAGCGCGAGGACAATGGACAGAGGCAAGAGGATGTATAGCGTTGTACGAACTATATCAACCCAAAAATTACCGATCGATTGTGATGTATGTCTGGCCATGCCTCTAATTAATGCAATCAGGGTTGCCATGCCACTGGCCGCGGAAACAAAATTTTGTACTGTCAGTCCCAACATCTGCGTCAAATAACTCATCGTCATTTCACCACCGTATCCTTGCCAATTGGTGTTGCTCGCAAAACTGATGGCGGTATTAAATGCAGAATCCGGCGTGACGGCTCCGAATCCCTGTGGATTGAGAGGAAGGAAGTCCTGCCAGCGCTGGAGCGCGTACACGACTAATAATCCGGCGAAATTGAAAAACAGCATGGCGAGAGTGTAAAATTTCCAATTCATCTCTTCTTGAGTATTTATTCCGCACAAACGATAGATCAATCTTTCGAATGGCCCCAAGATGCGACCCAAAACAAATGGTTTTCCTTCATAAATAAGAGTCATGTACCAACCTAGCGGCTTGGCTAATGTGATCACAACCGCGATGTAAACGACGAGTTGCAAATATCCATTAAGTGTCATGAAAATTTCTCCGGTTTCAAAAGTGCCCAGAACAGATAGATCAATAAAATGAAAGCAATAATACCACTGATGAGATGCAATATATTCATAGCCTATTCCTTATTTTTTCGAAACGATATTGTCATAGCTTCTCACAAAATTTTACTAATCCCCAACTCAGAATGAAGAACAGCAGAATTATACTGAGAAAAATAGTATCCATTAAAAGTCTCCTTGTAGTGTTTATGGCGTTCTATTGCAAAGTTAATGAACCAAGTAAGCCGACACAATTAAGTGCTCATAAAGAAATGAATTCAGACTATAAAAAAAGTATAAAGATTCTGCATTCTACAAGTTAAGGGCTTATTTTAATAGTTGATTATAATGCGGATAAGGTAATTAAGGGCGATTTGGGAGTTTGAGCAAATCAGATGCGTCAGAGTATGCGGGCTGGAACTTTTAATAGAATCGCGGCGTTAAACTAATAGGTTCTGACCAAACACCTACCCAAATAACTTCTCTGACGATTTAAAGACTAAGCAAGGGGAGCACGATGGCAAAAATATTGATCATCGAAGACGAGCCCAATCTCCAACTGCTGTATAAATCGGAAATTGAAAGCATGGGGCACGAGGCGATCTGCTTATCCGGCGGTCGTGAAGCGTATCAATACGTTGAACATCAACAGCCGGACGTGATCGTACTGGACATTATGATGCCGCACGGCGACGGCAAGGAATTTCTAACCCGATTGCTGGACAGTCGCATCAGCATTCCTGTCATAATCAACTCTGCGTATTCCCATTACAAAAATGATTTCATTTGCTGGGCCGCGGAGGCGTATGTGATCAAATCGTCTGATCTGGGTGAACTGAAAGAAGAAATAGCGCGGATTTTAGAGAGAAAGCACCTCGTGGAAGCTTGAATCAGTACCGAAAATGGTTCTTCATTATCAAGCCTGCTTCAACCCTTAAGCAGGCTTTTTTACTTGTTATTCAAACATTGAACATTTAAATTCCTCCTCGTTTAGCCTCTACCAAGCATATCGTTTTTTCACATCAATTCACGGAGTTCTGATTATGGCCATTCAATCCATTACCGTTATCGGTGCCGGTACGATGGGCAACGGCATTGCCCATGTTTTTGCGCAATATGGTTTTTCAGTTCAAATCGTCGATATCAAACAAGAGTTTTTAGACAAGGCGCTCGCTACAATTGACAAAAATCTGGGTCGGCAGGTAAGCAAAGGAGCGCTGACAGAAGACCAAAAAAAGGCGACACTTGATCGCTTGAAAACATCGGTCAAACTGGATGATGCTAAAAATTCTGACCTTGTCATCGAGGCAGCAACGGAAAATTTTGATATTAAGTCGCAAATTTTTAAGACGTTAGATGCGGTTTGCAAGCCTGAAGTAATTTTGGCAACGAATACGTCTTCGATATCCATTACACAAATTGCAGCCGTAACCAAACGTGCCGATAAAGTCATAGGCATGCATTTTATGAATCCGGTGCCTGTGATGAAGTTGGTTGAGATTATCCGTGGTCTTGCGACCAGCGATGATACCTACGCTGCGGTCAAATCGATGACGGAAAAACTTGAAAAAATTCCTGTTGAAGTGAACGATTATCCCGGCTTCATTTCCAATCGCGTTCTGATGCCGATGATCAATGAAGCCATTTTTTGCCTGATGGAAGGCGTTGCCTCCAAGGAAGCCATTGATAATGTCATGAAATTGGGTATGAATCATCCGATGGGACCTTTACAATTGGCTGATTTCATCGGATTGGATGTGTGTTTATTTATAATGAATGTTTTACATGACGGCTTAGGCGACGATAAATATCGTGCTTGTCCGTTGCTGAAAAAAATGGTTACGGCAGGTTATCTCGGAGTCAAAAGCGGAAAAGGTTTTTACGACTATCCCAAAAAATAAATCAAGCGAGAGGAGGAATTATGTTTCGTAAACTGACCACGGTATTGGCAATTCTGATGGCTTTATCGGCCATGAACTTGTTGGCCCAAAACAAGAAACGAATTGGGGTTTTGCCGTTTAAAAACAAAGGCGGGAAAGAAAAATACATGTGGCTCAGCGAAGGTTTCGCCACGACGCTGACCGAAGGTTTACAACAGATTCAATCGATCTACGTTGTGGATCGCAATCAGGTCAACAGCGTCGTCAAAAAAGGAAACTATTCCAACGATGATCTTTTTACTTCCAAAGGCGCTTACGAAATCGGCAATAAATTAGGCCTCGATTATGTGATTATCGGTGCGTTCAATGTAGTCAAAGATACGATCAATACGTTTGCTATCGTCGTTGATGCGAAGAAAAAAGGTGAATACATCAAAGCTTGCAGTCCTCAGACCGAAAAAGGAATGAAGTTTTTATGGCAGGTTTACGATGAGATGATCAATGCCGTCTGTAAATCGGAATGTTTTAACGTGACCATCACGGCCGACGAAAAGAAGCAAATCAAGGCCATTACGGCCAATACTGAAAATGTCAGCGCCTACGAATATTATATCAAAGGCCGTCGCGAACATTTGAAATATTCTGTCAAAGGATACGAAGATGCTATCGGATGGTATGAGAAAGCGCTTCAATTGGATCCCAATTACGCATTAGCGCTTGGCGCTAAAGGCGAAGCCCAGGCCTTCTGGGGATATCAGAAAGAACTCAATGGAGAACCGTACCAATTTATGTACGACGACGCTTATAAAAACGTACAAAAAGGATTAGGCATCTCGCCGAATATCGGTTCTATTCACCGCAATATGGCAACGACGTATCAGATGTTGCGCCGGTTTGACGATGCCAAAGCGGAAGCGCAGACTGCGGTGAATCTCAACGCCAATGATGCCGAAGGATGGTATCAATTGTGGCGTGCAAAATACGGTGGTAAAGTGACCGATCCGGAAATTCAAAAATCGATTGAAATCAGTCCATTCCTGCCCGTGGCCAACCTGACTATCGGCAACGAATATTTCAATGAAAAAGATTATGGAAAAGCGGAAGAATATTATAAACGTGCTTTAATCGGTAACGAAGAATACGAACTGGCGCATGCGAATCTTGGTAATATGTACAGTACGGTAAAACGTTATGATGAAGGCATTGCTTCGTTCAAGCGGGCTATTGAACTCAAGCCGCATTATGAATTTGCCTGGAACGGTTTAGGATTCATTTATGAAATGCAAGCAGAAGAGTTGATAGCCGCAGGCAATGCAGACGGCGGACGTGCCAAATATCAGGAAGCTTTAGCCGCTTACACAAAAGCTTCAGAAATTAATCCAAATAAGGCGGAAACATTCTATAGCATTGGCTTAATGTGCTGGCGTCTTGAAAATTGGCAAGGTGTCGTGACCGCGTGGGAAAAATGCCTGAAACTTAATCCCGATCATCAAAGCGCTAACGAGTGGCTGCCTAAAGCCAAAGAGAAATTGCAAGGAAGATGAACTTTCCTCTGTGAAAAGTAAGAATAAAAGTATCTAATGGCACGCTTCACAAAAACGTCTTTATCACTCGACGACGCCATAACCGATGCATATTTGTATCTCGTCGAGATGACTACCAAAAATCTTTACGATTTTGAAGCGGCTATGGGCATGGAACCGGTTCCGGTCATCGGCACAACAGAAGAAAAAAATTCACACGACTTGGTTACCATCAAAAAAGCTTTTTTCATTGAATATCCCAAACGATGGTTTACCGATTCGTATCCGCCTGGCCGGCGCCGGGAAATGCTCAAAGATCGTATGAGCCAGTTATTGGCTTGGGCGAATCTCCCGAAGGAAAAAAATTCAATCCAATTATGGATAATCGAACCGCTGGATGAGAAAGAAAGAGAGGAACTAACCGCACTTATTCAGTATTTGGGAAAGTGCTTATCATTCGAATTCCAAGTGATTGAAGGTTTGGTTTTAAAAGACAAATTACAACAAATTCTATCAGCCATCTGTCGCACTCAACGCACCTACGACAATTATCTTATCCGAACTGTGAAATTCCTTCATGATAAAGGTCTCTTGATGTGAAACCGTTCCGGATTCTTGTTTCCATTATACTGCTCTGTTGTGTGCAGGCTATTG is a window from the bacterium genome containing:
- the kdpA gene encoding potassium-transporting ATPase subunit KdpA, which produces MTLNGYLQLVVYIAVVITLAKPLGWYMTLIYEGKPFVLGRILGPFERLIYRLCGINTQEEMNWKFYTLAMLFFNFAGLLVVYALQRWQDFLPLNPQGFGAVTPDSAFNTAISFASNTNWQGYGGEMTMSYLTQMLGLTVQNFVSAASGMATLIALIRGMARHTSQSIGNFWVDIVRTTLYILLPLSIVLALIQVSQGVVQNFDTYQNVSLLQSTVDANGNIIAEQSLPMGPAASQIAIKQLGTNGGGFFNVNSAHPFENPTPLSNFFEMLAILLIPAALCYTFGKMVGDTRQGWAILAAMTVIFVAMLTLCVVSEQNGNPALTGMGIDQKANESHSGGNMEGKEIRFGIVNSALWATATTAASNGSVNSMHDSFTPLGGLVPMLMMQLGEVIFGGVGSGLYGMLVFAIIAVFVAGLMVGRTPEYLGKKIEAYEMKMASLVILIPPVVVLGFTALAVVTEWGTATLYNPGIHGFSEILYAFSSQGNNNGSAFAGLGANNPFYNLTGGLAMLFARYWLAIPTLAIAGSLAKKKQIPSGAGTLATHTPLFVALLIGVVMIVGALTFIPALALGPIVEHFVQ
- the kdpF gene encoding K(+)-transporting ATPase subunit F, whose product is MNILHLISGIIAFILLIYLFWALLKPEKFS
- the kdpB gene encoding potassium-transporting ATPase subunit KdpB encodes the protein MSTKPKVRPLFDPPIVRQAIIDSFLKLDPRIQIRNPVMFVVLIGSILTTVLFFQSWLGHGEASPVFIFAISMWLWFTVLFANFAEAMAEGRGKAQADSLRRARRDTHAKKLYQSELSAEYAVVSASTLKKGDIVLVEAGDIIPGDGEAIEGIATVDESAITGESAPVIRESGGDRNAVTGGTRVLSDWLVVKITANPGDTFLDRMIAMVEGAKRQKTPNEIALNILLAALTIIFLLVTVTLLPFSIYCVNAAGSGSPVAVTVLVALLVCLIPTTIGGLLSAIGIAGMDRMIQANVIATSGRAVEAAGDVDVLLLDKTGTITLGNRHATAFLPAPDVAIETLADAAQLASLSDETPEGRSIVVLAKEKYKLRGRNIHEIGATFIPFTAQTRMSGVNLDGRHILKGAADAIDNHVSSSGGKFPGEVRSTVESISKNGGTPLVVVENLQVLGVIELKDIVKRGIKERFAELRKMGIKTVMITGDNPLTAATIAAEAGVDDFLAQATPEAKLKLIREHQAGGRLVAMTGDGTNDAPALAQADVAVSMNTGTQAAKEAGNMVDLDSNPTKLIEIVEIGKQLLMTRGALTTFSIANDVAKYFAIIPAAFVPIYPALEVLNIMKLATPSSAILSAVIFNALIIIFLIPLALRGIRYRPVGAVTVLRNNLLIFGLGGLIVPFIGIKLIDMFLYALGLA
- a CDS encoding 3-hydroxybutyryl-CoA dehydrogenase; this translates as MAIQSITVIGAGTMGNGIAHVFAQYGFSVQIVDIKQEFLDKALATIDKNLGRQVSKGALTEDQKKATLDRLKTSVKLDDAKNSDLVIEAATENFDIKSQIFKTLDAVCKPEVILATNTSSISITQIAAVTKRADKVIGMHFMNPVPVMKLVEIIRGLATSDDTYAAVKSMTEKLEKIPVEVNDYPGFISNRVLMPMINEAIFCLMEGVASKEAIDNVMKLGMNHPMGPLQLADFIGLDVCLFIMNVLHDGLGDDKYRACPLLKKMVTAGYLGVKSGKGFYDYPKK
- a CDS encoding response regulator is translated as MAKILIIEDEPNLQLLYKSEIESMGHEAICLSGGREAYQYVEHQQPDVIVLDIMMPHGDGKEFLTRLLDSRISIPVIINSAYSHYKNDFICWAAEAYVIKSSDLGELKEEIARILERKHLVEA